The following is a genomic window from Corallococcus soli.
GCGAGTCGAGCCACGCCTTGTCCTCGCCAATGCTCAGCGCGTAGTCGTACAGGACCTTCTGGACGCGCTTGTCCACGAGGATCAACTGCACGTCGGTGTTCGTCACCAGCGAGCGCACCAGCGCCCAGTTCATGGCCACGTCGATGTAGCGCTCGCGCTCGCGCTCCCGCACCGGCTCCGCCGTCGGGTAGTAGAAGCCCAGGTCCACGTCCCGGCCGTTCTGGTGGCTCTTGTGCGGACGCATGTAGCCGCCGTCCTTGGTGGACAGCCGGTTGACGCGCAGCGGGGGCACGTTCGGGTATTGCTCACGCACCGCGCGGATGGCGGCCATCACGTAGTTGACGGTCTCCTCGGTGCCCCAGGCGCTCTCCGGCGACACCACCATCCAGTCCTTGTCGTCCGGGACGCGGTGGCTGTTGAGCTGCCGGCCGCTCTCCACGAAGCCAATGGACATGGAGCCCAGCGTGGTCGGGTCCTTCTTCCACGCCTCGGCCAGCGCCTCGTCGGACAGGTCTGCCGTGTACAGGGGCCCCGCGGGCGCGGCGGGCGCGAGCGGCGCCTGCAGCTCGCCCTCCTCGCTCACGCCTTCGTCCTCGGTGGCCACGGAAGCGTCGTCGTCCTCCTCCTCGGCCTCCGTCCCCACGGGGCACGGGTTGTCGCGCATCGCGGCGTCGGTGACGACGGCGGCGACCTCCGCCGGGGACGGCATCGCGGTGGGCGCGGCGGACACGCTCGCGGGCGCCACGACCTGGGTCCCCTCCTTCGCCGGGGCAGGGGCCGGAGCCTGTGCACCGGTAGGCGCGGGCGCCGGGGCCGAGGGGGCCTCGCCGGGTGGCGCGGCCTGCGTCGGAGCCGGGGCGGACGCCGGAACGGGGGTGACGACACGCGCGGCACAGCCGACGCAGCACAGGAGGATCAGGAGTGAGGAACGCACCGGGCCGAAGGATGGCCCGAGAAAGCCCACTCCACAAAGCGCCGACCGCGATTTTGACTCTGCGTACGCACCCCTGCCTGCCTGCTCCAATCCCTTCAGCTAGGCGAAACGGGACTCTCCAGAAGCAGCGAAGCGCGCCGGGGCGTCAGCACGTCGAACGGCAGCCGCCGCCCACCGCCCATGGACAGCACCCGCTTGTCCTTGCTCACCAGCCACGCCGCCCCCACGCGCGCGGCCAGCACCAGGAACTTCTGATCATCCCGGTCCCGGCACGCGGGCAGCTCCACCACCGCGTCCCCTGCTTCCGAGCACCGGGTCAGCGCGCCG
Proteins encoded in this region:
- a CDS encoding putative toxin-antitoxin system toxin component, PIN family translates to MSTPSAGPDVRSVVLDTNVVLDLFVYDDAFARPLKEALLAGALTAWVDRHTLRELELVLAYRSFALTAEAQQAVRERYGALTRCSEAGDAVVELPACRDRDDQKFLVLAARVGAAWLVSKDKRVLSMGGGRRLPFDVLTPRRASLLLESPVSPS
- a CDS encoding LysM peptidoglycan-binding domain-containing protein → MAPASVSAAPTAMPSPAEVAAVVTDAAMRDNPCPVGTEAEEEDDDASVATEDEGVSEEGELQAPLAPAAPAGPLYTADLSDEALAEAWKKDPTTLGSMSIGFVESGRQLNSHRVPDDKDWMVVSPESAWGTEETVNYVMAAIRAVREQYPNVPPLRVNRLSTKDGGYMRPHKSHQNGRDVDLGFYYPTAEPVRERERERYIDVAMNWALVRSLVTNTDVQLILVDKRVQKVLYDYALSIGEDKAWLDSLFNAGFNSVIKHARRHRDHFHVRFFNARAQELGRRVAPLLALQPDQNLMMYRVRNGDTLGGIALRHNSSVVAIKKANRMRNTFLSLGRRLVIPLKGPCTHCPIPPPVQLPPRRLPPQTQAPALVNTAPEASGKLPNPCTPAAPAPPTPVAGPTGAPSGLSTAR